From Glycine soja cultivar W05 chromosome 4, ASM419377v2, whole genome shotgun sequence, the proteins below share one genomic window:
- the LOC114408083 gene encoding uncharacterized protein LOC114408083: protein MNFNPNNVIIALNCASFVVYLLFSSCYGGPYSHCKIQNKLAGKEAIEEVQSQSKLRSEFLQVLRTRRPAQVPPTIEPAKPVENPLYQISPPTREEIEILESTPKADIDNLDELLEEENLYLNIEKGEQGRLPVLILKLKKSNKQRKRPAVVFLHSSYGIKESLRPLLKAYASRGYIAISVDSRYHGERATNTTTYIDALISAWKTGETMPFIYDTVWDLIKLADYLTRRRDIDPSRIGINGISLGGIHAWFAAFSDTSYAVAVPVIGIQGFRWAIDNDEFQGRVETIKPLFEVARDDLGKAAIDKDEVEKVWDRIAPGLASQFDSPYSIPAIAPRPLLILNGAEDPQCLLGGLEIPRTKASKAYRMFNCSDNFKFIAEPGIRHQITRFQMKESADWFDMFFNP from the exons atgaatttcaatcctAATAACGTAATAATAGCATTGAACTGTGCATCTTTCGTCGTTTACCTCTTGTTCTCCAGCTGCTATGGCGGTCCTTACTCTCACTGTAAAATCCAAAACAAATTGGCGGGAAAAGAAGCCATCGAAGAAGTTCAGAGTCAGAGCAAGCTCCGATCAGAGTTCCTGCAAGTCCTGCGTACTAGGCGACCTGCTCAAG TTCCACCAACTATCGAACCTGCGAAGCCAGTGGAGAATCCTTTGTATCAGATCTCTCCTCCAACGAGAGAAGAG ATCGAGATATTAGAATCGACTCCAAAGGCAGATATAGATAACCTTGACGAGTTGCTTGAGGAGGAGAACTTGTACTTGAATATAGAG AAAGGAGAGCAAGGACGGTTGCCGGTGTTGATTTTGAAGTTGAAGAAAAGCAATAAGCAGAGAAAAAGGCCTGCGGTTGTTTTTCTTCATAGTTCGTACGGTATCAAAGAATCCCTGCGTCCATTGCTAAAG GCGTATGCTTCGCGAGGATATATAGCAATTTCTGTTGATTCTCGTTACCATGGAGAACGTGCCACCAACACAACTACCTATATTGAT gCACTTATTTCTGCATGGAAAACCGGTGAGACAATGCCATTCATATATGACACG GTGTGGGACTTGATTAAATTGGCAGATTATCTAACACGGAGAAGAGATATAGACCCTTCTAGGATAGGAATCAATGGAATATCACTTGGAG GAATCCATGCATGGTTTGCTGCATTTTCTGATACTAGCTATGCTGTGGCTGTTCCGGTGATTGGTATTCAG GGATTTCGATGGGCCATAGACAACGATGAGTTTCAGGGTCGAGTTGAGACTATAAAGCCTCTTTTTGAGG TGGCTCGTGATGATTTGGGTAAAGCTGCTATTGACAAAGACGAGGTGGAGAAG GTGTGGGACCGAATTGCTCCTGGTTTAGCTTCCCAATTTGATTCACCCTATTCAATTCCAGCTATTGCACCACGTCCGTTGCTTATTCTTAATG GTGCGGAAGATCCTCAGTGTCTTCTTGGAGGCTTGGAAATTCCAAGAACAAAGGCAAGCAAAGCATACAGAATGTTTAACTGTTCCGACAATTTCAAG TTTATTGCAGAACCTGGAATTCGACACCAAATAACGAGATTTCAGATGAAAGAATCAGCTGATTGGTTTGACATGTTCTTCAACCCTTAG
- the LOC114409099 gene encoding uncharacterized protein LOC114409099 isoform X1, translating into MAEKEAVEEAQSKFRSEFLQVLRSRRPAQVPLTVELAKPVANPLHQDSPPSIEGIEIMESCPKADIENLEDLLEEENLYLNTEEGEQGRLPLLVLKLKESDKQRKRPAVVFLHSTNKYKEAVRPLLKAYASRGYIAISVDSRYHGERATSATAYRDALISAWKTGETMPFIFDTVWDLIKLADYLTHREDVDPSRIGITGISLGGMHAWFAAVADTRYAVVAPLIGVQGFRWAMDNDKWQARVDSIKPLFEVARDDLGKGAIDKEVVEKVWDRIAPGLASQFDSPYSVPTIAPRPLLIVNGAEDPRCPVAGLEIPRAKASWAYGEFDCLDNFKIITEPGVGHQLTRLQVKESSYWFDRFLKP; encoded by the exons ATGGCGGAAAAAGAAGCCGTTGAAGAAGCTCAGAGCAAGTTCCGATCAGAGTTCCTTCAAGTCCTGCGTAGTAGGCGACCCGCTCAAG TTCCACTAACAGTCGAACTCGCGAAGCCAGTTGCCAATCCTTTGCATCAGGACTCTCCTCCATCGATCGAAGGG ATCGAGATAATGGAGTCGTGTCCGAAGGCTGATATAGAGAACCTTGAAGACTTGCTCGAGGAGGAGAATCTCTACTTGAATACAGAG GAAGGAGAGCAAGGACGGTTGCCTTTGTTGGTTTTGAAGTTGAAGGAAAGCGATAAGCAGAGAAAAAGGCCTGCGGTTGTTTTTCTTCACAGTACGAATAAATACAAAGAAGCCGTGCGTCCATTGCTTAAG GCATATGCTTCGCGAGGATATATAGCAATTTCTGTTGATTCTCGTTACCATGGAGAACGTGCTACCAGCGCAACCGCCTATCGCGAT GCACTTATTTCTGCATGGAAAACCGGTGAGACGATGCCATTCATATTTGACACG GTCTGGGACTTGATTAAATTGGCAGATTATCTAACACACAGAGAGGATGTAGACCCTTCTAGGATAGGAATCACTGGAATATCACTTGGAG GAATGCATGCATGGTTTGCTGCAGTTGCTGATACTCGCTATGCTGTGGTTGCTCCTCTGATTGGCGTTCAG GGATTTCGATGGGCCATGGACAATGATAAATGGCAGGCTCGAGTTGATAGTATAAAGCCTCTTTTTGAGG TGGCTCGTGATGATTTGGGTAAAGGTGCTATTGACAAAGAAGTGGTGGAGAAG GTGTGGGACCGAATTGCTCCTGGTTTAGCTTCCCAATTTGATTCACCTTATTCAGTTCCAACTATCGCACCACGTCCTTTGCTTATTGTTAATG GTGCGGAAGATCCTCGGTGTCCCGTTGCAGGCTTGGAAATTCCGAGGGCAAAGGCAAGCTGGGCATATGGAGAGTTTGACTGTTTAGATAATTTCAAG ATTATTACAGAACCTGGAGTTGGACACCAATTAACGAGGCTTCAGGTGAAAGAATCATCTTATTGGTTTGACAGGTTCTTGAAACCTTAG
- the LOC114409099 gene encoding uncharacterized protein LOC114409099 isoform X2 — translation MAEKEAVEEAQSKFRSEFLQVLRSRRPAQVPLTVELAKPVANPLHQDSPPSIEGIEIMESCPKADIENLEDLLEEENLYLNTEEGEQGRLPLLVLKLKESDKQRKRPAVVFLHSTNKYKEAVRPLLKAYASRGYIAISVDSRYHGERATSATAYRDALISAWKTGETMPFIFDTVWDLIKLADYLTHREDVDPSRIGITGISLGGMHAWFAAVADTRYAVVAPLIGVQGFRWAMDNDKWQARVDSIKPLFEVARDDLGKGAIDKEVVEKVWDRIAPGLASQFDSPYSVPTIAPRPLLIVNGAEDPRCPVAGLEIPRAKASWAYGEFDCLDNFKVQPLILDVIVRSA, via the exons ATGGCGGAAAAAGAAGCCGTTGAAGAAGCTCAGAGCAAGTTCCGATCAGAGTTCCTTCAAGTCCTGCGTAGTAGGCGACCCGCTCAAG TTCCACTAACAGTCGAACTCGCGAAGCCAGTTGCCAATCCTTTGCATCAGGACTCTCCTCCATCGATCGAAGGG ATCGAGATAATGGAGTCGTGTCCGAAGGCTGATATAGAGAACCTTGAAGACTTGCTCGAGGAGGAGAATCTCTACTTGAATACAGAG GAAGGAGAGCAAGGACGGTTGCCTTTGTTGGTTTTGAAGTTGAAGGAAAGCGATAAGCAGAGAAAAAGGCCTGCGGTTGTTTTTCTTCACAGTACGAATAAATACAAAGAAGCCGTGCGTCCATTGCTTAAG GCATATGCTTCGCGAGGATATATAGCAATTTCTGTTGATTCTCGTTACCATGGAGAACGTGCTACCAGCGCAACCGCCTATCGCGAT GCACTTATTTCTGCATGGAAAACCGGTGAGACGATGCCATTCATATTTGACACG GTCTGGGACTTGATTAAATTGGCAGATTATCTAACACACAGAGAGGATGTAGACCCTTCTAGGATAGGAATCACTGGAATATCACTTGGAG GAATGCATGCATGGTTTGCTGCAGTTGCTGATACTCGCTATGCTGTGGTTGCTCCTCTGATTGGCGTTCAG GGATTTCGATGGGCCATGGACAATGATAAATGGCAGGCTCGAGTTGATAGTATAAAGCCTCTTTTTGAGG TGGCTCGTGATGATTTGGGTAAAGGTGCTATTGACAAAGAAGTGGTGGAGAAG GTGTGGGACCGAATTGCTCCTGGTTTAGCTTCCCAATTTGATTCACCTTATTCAGTTCCAACTATCGCACCACGTCCTTTGCTTATTGTTAATG GTGCGGAAGATCCTCGGTGTCCCGTTGCAGGCTTGGAAATTCCGAGGGCAAAGGCAAGCTGGGCATATGGAGAGTTTGACTGTTTAGATAATTTCAAG GTGCAGCCTCTTATATTGGATGTGATTGTGAGGAGCGCTTAG